The Mugil cephalus isolate CIBA_MC_2020 chromosome 11, CIBA_Mcephalus_1.1, whole genome shotgun sequence genome includes a window with the following:
- the u2af2a gene encoding U2 small nuclear RNA auxiliary factor 2a isoform X3, giving the protein MSDFDEFERQLSENKQAERDKENRHHRRSSSRSRSRERKRRSRDRDRRSRDRRGDSKERRHRRSRSPHREKKKKVKKYWDVPPPGFEHITPMQYKAMQAAGQIPATALLPTMTPDGLAVTPTPVPVVGSQMTRQARRLYVGNIPFGITEESMMDFFNAQMRLGGLTQAPGNPVLAVQINQDKNFAFLEFRSVDETTQAMAFDGIIFQGQSLKIRRPHDYQPLPGMSENPSVYVPGTQTINGVVSTVVPDSAHKLFIGGLPNYLNDDQVKELLTSFGPLKAFNLVKDSATGLSKGYAFCEYVDVNLNDQAIAGLNGMQLGDKKLLVQRASVGSKNATLTSINQTPVTLQVPGLNSSVTQMGGLPTEVLCLMNMVAPEELLDDEEYEEIVEDVRDECSKYGQVKSIEIPRPVDGLEVPGTGKIFVEFTSVFDSQKAMQGLTGRKFANRVVVTKYCDPDAYHRRDFW; this is encoded by the exons ATGTCGGACTTCGACGAGTTTGAAAGACAGctttctgaaaacaaacaag CTGAGAGGGACAAAGAGAACCGCCACCACCGCCGGTCCTCCTCCCGCAGCCGTAgtagagagaggaaaaggaggagcagAGACAGGGATAGACGCAGCAGGGACCGCCGTGGGGACAGTAAGGAGCGGAGACACAGACGCAG CCGTTCTCCCCAccgtgagaagaagaagaaggtgaagaagtaCTGGGATGTCCCTCCACCTGGTTTCGAACACATCACTCCCATGCAGTACAAAGCCATGCAGG ctgcaggcCAGATCCCAGCCACAGCCCTTTTGCCAACCATGACTCCAGATGGGTTGGCTGTTACTCCCACCCCCGTACCTGTAGTGGGCAGCCAGATGACCCGACAGGCCCGCCGACTGTATGTGGGAAACATCCCCTTTGGTATCACAGAG GAGTCAATGATGGACTTCTTCAATGCCCAGATGCGTTTGGGTGGTCTCACTCAGGCCCCTGGAAATCCCGTCCTGGCTGTGCAGATCAATCAGGACAAGAATTTTGCCTTCCTCGAG TTCCGTTCAGTGGATGAAACAACACAGGCAATGGCCTTTGATGGCATCATCTTTCAAGGCCAGAGCCTCAAGATTCGCCGTCCTCACGATTACCAGCCCCTGCCCGGCATGAGCGAGAACCCCAGTGTCTATGTGCCTGGTACACAGACAATTAATG GTGTGGTGTCCACAGTGGTGCCAGATTCAGCTCACAAGCTCTTCATTGGCGGCTTGCCCAACTATCTGAATGATGATCAG GTGAAGGAGCTGTTGACGTCATTCGGCCCCCTGAAGGCCTTTAATCTGGTGAAGGACAGCGCCACAGGTCTATCCAAGGGATATGCCTTCTGTGAATATGTTGATGTCAACCTCAACGACCAG GCTATTGCCGGACTGAATGGTATGCAGCTGGGAGACAAGAAGCTCCTGGTGCAGAGAGCCAGCGTGGGATCCAAGAACGCCACTCTG ACAAGTATAAACCAGACCCCAGTGACGCTGCAGGTGCCAGGCCTGAACAGCTCTGTGACTCAGATGGGAGGCCTGCCCACTGAGGTGCTGTGTCTGATGAACATGGTGGCCCCCGAAGAGCTGCTGGATGATGAGGAATATGAGGAGATTGTGGAGGACGTCAGGGATGAGTGCAGCAAGTACGGCCAAGTCAAGAGCATTGAGATACCTCGACCTGTGGACGGCCTGGAAGTTCCTGGCACTGGCAAG ATCTTCGTGGAGTTCACGTCAGTTTTTGACTCCCAGAAGGCCATGCAGGGGCTGACGGGAAGGAAGTTTGCCAACAGGGTGGTGGTGACCAAATACTGCGATCCAGACGCCTATCACCGCCGGGACTTCTGGTAG
- the u2af2a gene encoding U2 small nuclear RNA auxiliary factor 2a isoform X4, whose amino-acid sequence MSDFDEFERQLSENKQAERDKENRHHRRSSSRSRSRERKRRSRDRDRRSRDRRGDSKERRHRRSRSPHREKKKKVKKYWDVPPPGFEHITPMQYKAMQAAGQIPATALLPTMTPDGLAVTPTPVPVVGSQMTRQARRLYVGNIPFGITEESMMDFFNAQMRLGGLTQAPGNPVLAVQINQDKNFAFLEFRSVDETTQAMAFDGIIFQGQSLKIRRPHDYQPLPGMSENPSVYVPGVVSTVVPDSAHKLFIGGLPNYLNDDQVKELLTSFGPLKAFNLVKDSATGLSKGYAFCEYVDVNLNDQAIAGLNGMQLGDKKLLVQRASVGSKNATLTSINQTPVTLQVPGLNSSVTQMGGLPTEVLCLMNMVAPEELLDDEEYEEIVEDVRDECSKYGQVKSIEIPRPVDGLEVPGTGKIFVEFTSVFDSQKAMQGLTGRKFANRVVVTKYCDPDAYHRRDFW is encoded by the exons ATGTCGGACTTCGACGAGTTTGAAAGACAGctttctgaaaacaaacaag CTGAGAGGGACAAAGAGAACCGCCACCACCGCCGGTCCTCCTCCCGCAGCCGTAgtagagagaggaaaaggaggagcagAGACAGGGATAGACGCAGCAGGGACCGCCGTGGGGACAGTAAGGAGCGGAGACACAGACGCAG CCGTTCTCCCCAccgtgagaagaagaagaaggtgaagaagtaCTGGGATGTCCCTCCACCTGGTTTCGAACACATCACTCCCATGCAGTACAAAGCCATGCAGG ctgcaggcCAGATCCCAGCCACAGCCCTTTTGCCAACCATGACTCCAGATGGGTTGGCTGTTACTCCCACCCCCGTACCTGTAGTGGGCAGCCAGATGACCCGACAGGCCCGCCGACTGTATGTGGGAAACATCCCCTTTGGTATCACAGAG GAGTCAATGATGGACTTCTTCAATGCCCAGATGCGTTTGGGTGGTCTCACTCAGGCCCCTGGAAATCCCGTCCTGGCTGTGCAGATCAATCAGGACAAGAATTTTGCCTTCCTCGAG TTCCGTTCAGTGGATGAAACAACACAGGCAATGGCCTTTGATGGCATCATCTTTCAAGGCCAGAGCCTCAAGATTCGCCGTCCTCACGATTACCAGCCCCTGCCCGGCATGAGCGAGAACCCCAGTGTCTATGTGCCTG GTGTGGTGTCCACAGTGGTGCCAGATTCAGCTCACAAGCTCTTCATTGGCGGCTTGCCCAACTATCTGAATGATGATCAG GTGAAGGAGCTGTTGACGTCATTCGGCCCCCTGAAGGCCTTTAATCTGGTGAAGGACAGCGCCACAGGTCTATCCAAGGGATATGCCTTCTGTGAATATGTTGATGTCAACCTCAACGACCAG GCTATTGCCGGACTGAATGGTATGCAGCTGGGAGACAAGAAGCTCCTGGTGCAGAGAGCCAGCGTGGGATCCAAGAACGCCACTCTG ACAAGTATAAACCAGACCCCAGTGACGCTGCAGGTGCCAGGCCTGAACAGCTCTGTGACTCAGATGGGAGGCCTGCCCACTGAGGTGCTGTGTCTGATGAACATGGTGGCCCCCGAAGAGCTGCTGGATGATGAGGAATATGAGGAGATTGTGGAGGACGTCAGGGATGAGTGCAGCAAGTACGGCCAAGTCAAGAGCATTGAGATACCTCGACCTGTGGACGGCCTGGAAGTTCCTGGCACTGGCAAG ATCTTCGTGGAGTTCACGTCAGTTTTTGACTCCCAGAAGGCCATGCAGGGGCTGACGGGAAGGAAGTTTGCCAACAGGGTGGTGGTGACCAAATACTGCGATCCAGACGCCTATCACCGCCGGGACTTCTGGTAG
- the u2af2a gene encoding U2 small nuclear RNA auxiliary factor 2a isoform X1 produces the protein MSDFDEFERQLSENKQAERDKENRHHRRSSSRSRSRERKRRSRDRDRRSRDRRGDSKERRHRRSSPSSFPQDNAGSRSPHREKKKKVKKYWDVPPPGFEHITPMQYKAMQAAGQIPATALLPTMTPDGLAVTPTPVPVVGSQMTRQARRLYVGNIPFGITEESMMDFFNAQMRLGGLTQAPGNPVLAVQINQDKNFAFLEFRSVDETTQAMAFDGIIFQGQSLKIRRPHDYQPLPGMSENPSVYVPGTQTINGVVSTVVPDSAHKLFIGGLPNYLNDDQVKELLTSFGPLKAFNLVKDSATGLSKGYAFCEYVDVNLNDQAIAGLNGMQLGDKKLLVQRASVGSKNATLTSINQTPVTLQVPGLNSSVTQMGGLPTEVLCLMNMVAPEELLDDEEYEEIVEDVRDECSKYGQVKSIEIPRPVDGLEVPGTGKIFVEFTSVFDSQKAMQGLTGRKFANRVVVTKYCDPDAYHRRDFW, from the exons ATGTCGGACTTCGACGAGTTTGAAAGACAGctttctgaaaacaaacaag CTGAGAGGGACAAAGAGAACCGCCACCACCGCCGGTCCTCCTCCCGCAGCCGTAgtagagagaggaaaaggaggagcagAGACAGGGATAGACGCAGCAGGGACCGCCGTGGGGACAGTAAGGAGCGGAGACACAGACGCAG CTCACCATCCAGCTTCCCCCAGGACAATGCTGGAAG CCGTTCTCCCCAccgtgagaagaagaagaaggtgaagaagtaCTGGGATGTCCCTCCACCTGGTTTCGAACACATCACTCCCATGCAGTACAAAGCCATGCAGG ctgcaggcCAGATCCCAGCCACAGCCCTTTTGCCAACCATGACTCCAGATGGGTTGGCTGTTACTCCCACCCCCGTACCTGTAGTGGGCAGCCAGATGACCCGACAGGCCCGCCGACTGTATGTGGGAAACATCCCCTTTGGTATCACAGAG GAGTCAATGATGGACTTCTTCAATGCCCAGATGCGTTTGGGTGGTCTCACTCAGGCCCCTGGAAATCCCGTCCTGGCTGTGCAGATCAATCAGGACAAGAATTTTGCCTTCCTCGAG TTCCGTTCAGTGGATGAAACAACACAGGCAATGGCCTTTGATGGCATCATCTTTCAAGGCCAGAGCCTCAAGATTCGCCGTCCTCACGATTACCAGCCCCTGCCCGGCATGAGCGAGAACCCCAGTGTCTATGTGCCTGGTACACAGACAATTAATG GTGTGGTGTCCACAGTGGTGCCAGATTCAGCTCACAAGCTCTTCATTGGCGGCTTGCCCAACTATCTGAATGATGATCAG GTGAAGGAGCTGTTGACGTCATTCGGCCCCCTGAAGGCCTTTAATCTGGTGAAGGACAGCGCCACAGGTCTATCCAAGGGATATGCCTTCTGTGAATATGTTGATGTCAACCTCAACGACCAG GCTATTGCCGGACTGAATGGTATGCAGCTGGGAGACAAGAAGCTCCTGGTGCAGAGAGCCAGCGTGGGATCCAAGAACGCCACTCTG ACAAGTATAAACCAGACCCCAGTGACGCTGCAGGTGCCAGGCCTGAACAGCTCTGTGACTCAGATGGGAGGCCTGCCCACTGAGGTGCTGTGTCTGATGAACATGGTGGCCCCCGAAGAGCTGCTGGATGATGAGGAATATGAGGAGATTGTGGAGGACGTCAGGGATGAGTGCAGCAAGTACGGCCAAGTCAAGAGCATTGAGATACCTCGACCTGTGGACGGCCTGGAAGTTCCTGGCACTGGCAAG ATCTTCGTGGAGTTCACGTCAGTTTTTGACTCCCAGAAGGCCATGCAGGGGCTGACGGGAAGGAAGTTTGCCAACAGGGTGGTGGTGACCAAATACTGCGATCCAGACGCCTATCACCGCCGGGACTTCTGGTAG
- the u2af2a gene encoding U2 small nuclear RNA auxiliary factor 2a isoform X2, whose translation MSDFDEFERQLSENKQAERDKENRHHRRSSSRSRSRERKRRSRDRDRRSRDRRGDSKERRHRRSSPSSFPQDNAGSRSPHREKKKKVKKYWDVPPPGFEHITPMQYKAMQAAGQIPATALLPTMTPDGLAVTPTPVPVVGSQMTRQARRLYVGNIPFGITEESMMDFFNAQMRLGGLTQAPGNPVLAVQINQDKNFAFLEFRSVDETTQAMAFDGIIFQGQSLKIRRPHDYQPLPGMSENPSVYVPGVVSTVVPDSAHKLFIGGLPNYLNDDQVKELLTSFGPLKAFNLVKDSATGLSKGYAFCEYVDVNLNDQAIAGLNGMQLGDKKLLVQRASVGSKNATLTSINQTPVTLQVPGLNSSVTQMGGLPTEVLCLMNMVAPEELLDDEEYEEIVEDVRDECSKYGQVKSIEIPRPVDGLEVPGTGKIFVEFTSVFDSQKAMQGLTGRKFANRVVVTKYCDPDAYHRRDFW comes from the exons ATGTCGGACTTCGACGAGTTTGAAAGACAGctttctgaaaacaaacaag CTGAGAGGGACAAAGAGAACCGCCACCACCGCCGGTCCTCCTCCCGCAGCCGTAgtagagagaggaaaaggaggagcagAGACAGGGATAGACGCAGCAGGGACCGCCGTGGGGACAGTAAGGAGCGGAGACACAGACGCAG CTCACCATCCAGCTTCCCCCAGGACAATGCTGGAAG CCGTTCTCCCCAccgtgagaagaagaagaaggtgaagaagtaCTGGGATGTCCCTCCACCTGGTTTCGAACACATCACTCCCATGCAGTACAAAGCCATGCAGG ctgcaggcCAGATCCCAGCCACAGCCCTTTTGCCAACCATGACTCCAGATGGGTTGGCTGTTACTCCCACCCCCGTACCTGTAGTGGGCAGCCAGATGACCCGACAGGCCCGCCGACTGTATGTGGGAAACATCCCCTTTGGTATCACAGAG GAGTCAATGATGGACTTCTTCAATGCCCAGATGCGTTTGGGTGGTCTCACTCAGGCCCCTGGAAATCCCGTCCTGGCTGTGCAGATCAATCAGGACAAGAATTTTGCCTTCCTCGAG TTCCGTTCAGTGGATGAAACAACACAGGCAATGGCCTTTGATGGCATCATCTTTCAAGGCCAGAGCCTCAAGATTCGCCGTCCTCACGATTACCAGCCCCTGCCCGGCATGAGCGAGAACCCCAGTGTCTATGTGCCTG GTGTGGTGTCCACAGTGGTGCCAGATTCAGCTCACAAGCTCTTCATTGGCGGCTTGCCCAACTATCTGAATGATGATCAG GTGAAGGAGCTGTTGACGTCATTCGGCCCCCTGAAGGCCTTTAATCTGGTGAAGGACAGCGCCACAGGTCTATCCAAGGGATATGCCTTCTGTGAATATGTTGATGTCAACCTCAACGACCAG GCTATTGCCGGACTGAATGGTATGCAGCTGGGAGACAAGAAGCTCCTGGTGCAGAGAGCCAGCGTGGGATCCAAGAACGCCACTCTG ACAAGTATAAACCAGACCCCAGTGACGCTGCAGGTGCCAGGCCTGAACAGCTCTGTGACTCAGATGGGAGGCCTGCCCACTGAGGTGCTGTGTCTGATGAACATGGTGGCCCCCGAAGAGCTGCTGGATGATGAGGAATATGAGGAGATTGTGGAGGACGTCAGGGATGAGTGCAGCAAGTACGGCCAAGTCAAGAGCATTGAGATACCTCGACCTGTGGACGGCCTGGAAGTTCCTGGCACTGGCAAG ATCTTCGTGGAGTTCACGTCAGTTTTTGACTCCCAGAAGGCCATGCAGGGGCTGACGGGAAGGAAGTTTGCCAACAGGGTGGTGGTGACCAAATACTGCGATCCAGACGCCTATCACCGCCGGGACTTCTGGTAG